The stretch of DNA ACGATTTCTTCGATTACATCCTCCATAGTGATAATGCCGTCAGTGCCGCCAAATTCATCAAGAACAATCGCCATCTGAAATTTATCTTTTTGCATCTCCCTGAGCAGTTCTGATATTTTTTTTGAATCGGGGACAAAATTCGCTGGTCTGACAATATCCTTAAGTACAAAAAGGTCTTTGTGCGCGTAAACATATAAAAGGTCTCTTGAATGGATTACACCTTTGATATTATCGAGATTCTCCTCATAAATAGGAAAACGGCTGAAGCTTTCTTCGGTGGCGCCTTTGAGGAATTCATCGGTTGGGTTATTTATATCGAATGCCACTATATCGGTTCGGGGAGTCATCGCCCTTTTAACTGTAGTATCGGTAAATTCAAAAACCGATTTTATTAACAGATGTTCTTCCTTATCGAATATGCCTTTTTCATAACCGTCTTTGATTATAAGCTGAATCTCTTCCTCGCTGACAGTACTCTCAGGTTTGGTTTTCGGGGAAAAACCCATAAGCTTTAAACAAATATTAGTAGAGGAAGTAAGTACTTTGATAATGATTATAAATATTTTCAAAGCATACCATGTTGGCGCTCCGGCCCATAATGCTATCGATTCGCTTTTCCTGATTGCTAAAGCTTTAGGAACAAGCTCCGCAATAACCAGGAACAAATATGAAATTATTAATACTACTAATGTTAAAGATATCGCCTCTGAGGCTGACTGTATTGATGGAATTGGAATTTTCCCAATTAGCGGACCAATAATGTTAATTGCTAATGTGGTACCGATTGCCGATGCCGCTGATAGTGTTACAGTCATACCTATTTGCACAACGGCAAAAAAATCGTCCGGGTTTGATTTTAATTTATCAACAAAAGCCGCTTTCTTATTGCCCTCGGCAATCAGTTTTTTTAAACGGCTCGACCTGACTGCAACTATAGCGATTTCTGAGGCGGAAAAAAAACCGGATAATAATATTAAAATAATAATAAGAAGAAGCTGTAAAATTACTGTAAATATCATTAATTAATATCGCCTCTTGAAAATGCCCTCAATCGCGCAATCCTCTCCTCGATTGGCGGATGAGTAGAAAACAGGCTGGCCATACCTTTGGCGGATAGGGGATTAATTATAAACATATGAGCGGTTGCAGGATTAGCGTTCAACCTTTTTTTATGAGATGATATATGCAATTTTTCTAAAGCCGAGGCCAATCCTATAGGATTATGAACAAATCCCGCCCCGGTTTGGTCGGCGGCATATTCCCGTGAACGCGAAACCGCCATCTGGATTAATAATGCCGCTATTGGCGCGGTTATCATAATCAATATCCCCAAGTATGGATTATCATTGTCATCGCCGCCGGTAAACCAGGCTAAGCGGGATACCATTGTTATTGCCCCGGCAATTACCGCCGCTATCGTTCCGATAAGAATATCACGGTTTTTCACATGCGCCAACTCATGCGCTACTACTCCCTCAAGCTCCTGATTGTCAAGAATGTCCAGCAAGCCGGTTGTGGCGGCTACCGCGGCGTTATGAGGATTTCGGCCAGTGGCAAAGGCGTTAGCATGCGGTTTATCGATAATATATACTTTGGGCATTGGTATGCCAGCCATCTGAGATACTCTTCTGACTGTTTCGGTCAGGCGGGAGTTATCGGGCGCTGGTTTAGCCTTATACATTCGCAGAATAATCTTATCCGAAAACCAATAGTTTCCCAGATTAAAAGCCAGGGCGATAATAAAAAATATTACCATCCCCTGTGTTCCGCCAAAATAGCTGCCTATCAGCACAAGCAAGACAGTTAATAATACCAATAAAAATATCGTTTTCGTATTGTTCATATCATTATTCTTTTGAAAATCTCAAATCATCCGCAAAGATATTAATTACTATTATCCCTCAATGTCAAGTTTAAATTATTATACATGCTTTGGATTAAAACAGTTTCGGATTTGATACCTATTAATAATATTTTGCCATTTGAACAAGCGCTAATATTGCTACCCTCTGATAATTTTGGAGACAATATCTGTTTTGGTAATAACGCCGGCAAGTTTTCCCTCAGCCAACACCGATACCATCTCGACTTTTTTGAACAACATCATCGCCGCAGCTTCAACGACCGGAGCATTTATATCCACAATTATCGGATTAGGATTCATAAAATTGGAGACTTTCGCAGAATGTTCTTTTTGAAGAAGCTCCTCGAACGACTCGATTTCGGGAAGATTGGCAACATTGGCGATAAAACTCTTATAGTTTGGCAAGGCATATTTCAATAGTTCGGTTCCGGTTATTTCACCGACCAGCTTATTGTCATTATCAACGACCGGCAAACATCTGAGATTATGCTTGAAGAAAACATTGGCAACATCTTTTAATGTTTTGTCGGTTTTGATAGTAATCGGATCGGGCGTCATCACATCGCCTATTGTAAGCACCTTTTTTATCATAATATTAGTCCTGTCTATATACTCGATTAATTCTTTTGGCGATTTGGCGTTTAATACAGACGGTACAGTTTCGGGCAAGCGAGAAAAAGCTGCCAGTCCGGATAAGGTCTGCAGATAATTTTTCGAGATATTCCTCGGAGTTAATAACAAGACGATTACATGAAGCGGTTTATTATCCGGCGCATCGATGGCAAGACCATCGGGAATCACCCCGATTATAACCGAAAGACCATTAACAATATCGGTTCTTGCGTGAGGGAAAGCGACTCCCCTGCCCATTGATGTACTGCTTAGTTTTTCTCTTTCGCTGACCGCCTTTAATATTTCGTCCTTGCTTTTTTCGGGATATTTTTTGCAGAATAAACCTGCTAATTGCTCGATAGCATCCTCTTTTGAGGAGGCTTTCATATCAATTTTAATGAGGTCCGGATCAATGATGCTGCTTAACTTCATTCGATAACTCCGCTTTTATTATATCCTCGCTGTCTTGGCATTTGCAATATTTGTGCACCGTTTAGCAAACTAATTAATTTACGAATATATAAGATGCCAATATTCAATAATTTTTTACATTGTCAACAAATTCTTTATTTTATTCTATCCTTTTTACATATTATTTATTTCGGAATAGTTTCATTCTCCCCCAGCGAATTTATGCTATGATTTAAATTAATTTTTAAGCGCAAAAAAGACGAACAGCAGCAGGTCGGGTTCCGACCAGAGGGAGAAACCCGACATTTTAGTTCGGTAGATAGGGTTCTCCGTCTAAGCTGACCGCGGCGGAGAGAAGCCTACGCTTTGCAAACACAACCTGTTTTGGTTTATTTCCCGCCTTTGAATAAAATCACCGGCGAGGGATGATGGTTATTATACAATTCCTTCATCCTTTCCTGAATTCATCTTACTCTTACTTCTTCTGACCAAAATCCGTTCCGTTAATCCCAAAAGTAACGTAATGAATATAGTCATCCTCAAGCTCGGGGTTTTTCTTGGCGGCATAGTCTGCTCTTAAGTTGCCGAGATTAATACCGCACCCGAATGAGAACAGCGATTCGTCTATCTCGTCCTCATTAAACTCAAGATTCGTGGTTTCATGCCCCGCTCTTATAGACAGGAACTTACCAAACGTGAATTCGGAACCTAAAGAATAGCGCAAAATCTTACCGCCGCTTCCAAGCTCCGCCTGAATACCAAGTCCGATAATACCGTCGAGCAGGCTTACATAAGCGCCGCTATTGATTGCGCTCGGTAGTTCAATCTTCTCGTAATCGTTTTCAGAATTATTTATTTTCGCAATGTTGCGAGCAGTGGCGCTTAATGTTAGTATACTCAATCGTATTTGCGCTCCGATATTTACTCCGAAAGCGGTGCCGTCTTTATCCTCTAATTTGTTTTGATAAATATCGCCCGAAACTCCGATAACGGCCAGCTTGGTTATCGCATAAGCCATCCCGAATACTCCCATGCGATAATGATGTTCCGGGATATCGAAATTAAAATACTTCCTGTTTTCAGGTATTGCCCTGAAACCAACACGCAAGCCGAAAAATTCGGTGATTTTGCCATGAGAATACATCAAAGCGGCAGAATGGATGTAGGTATTATCATCATCATGAGGATAATACATCAATGAATACTCTATGCCGCTTATCTGCCAGATAGAGGCAGGGTTGCCGAACATGCCGGTTGAGTTTAGGGGAAGCGATTCCCCGATATTACCCATAGCGATAATCCGGGCGCTGTTTGGATAGTTGTTTAAATCGCTTACATCATCAGACCAGACTGCCTGCGCCGCAAAGCCCATGATGATTAACAAGGCTACAATAATTATCGTGATTTGGCTAAACTTTCTCATAATGCAACTCCCTTTTTGCTTAATATTTATATTTATACGATAATTTCAAATGCTAACCCCTTTTTAATGGTGCTGAGCTAAAGATAAGCTCTCAAAAACGTATAGCAAGACATTTCTGTCTATTTCAGGGTTGAATATATGAAAATTCACTGAC from Candidatus Zixiibacteriota bacterium encodes:
- a CDS encoding HlyC/CorC family transporter, giving the protein MIFTVILQLLLIIILILLSGFFSASEIAIVAVRSSRLKKLIAEGNKKAAFVDKLKSNPDDFFAVVQIGMTVTLSAASAIGTTLAINIIGPLIGKIPIPSIQSASEAISLTLVVLIISYLFLVIAELVPKALAIRKSESIALWAGAPTWYALKIFIIIIKVLTSSTNICLKLMGFSPKTKPESTVSEEEIQLIIKDGYEKGIFDKEEHLLIKSVFEFTDTTVKRAMTPRTDIVAFDINNPTDEFLKGATEESFSRFPIYEENLDNIKGVIHSRDLLYVYAHKDLFVLKDIVRPANFVPDSKKISELLREMQKDKFQMAIVLDEFGGTDGIITMEDVIEEIVGDIQDEYDKETSKIEFIDSNKARVIASMPIDEFANEFDVKIESGDFETVGGMIATKLGRIPSKNDVVDFGKFSLKVIEKENHRIKLILASKLKHGKKAK
- a CDS encoding zinc metalloprotease HtpX; protein product: MNNTKTIFLLVLLTVLLVLIGSYFGGTQGMVIFFIIALAFNLGNYWFSDKIILRMYKAKPAPDNSRLTETVRRVSQMAGIPMPKVYIIDKPHANAFATGRNPHNAAVAATTGLLDILDNQELEGVVAHELAHVKNRDILIGTIAAVIAGAITMVSRLAWFTGGDDNDNPYLGILIMITAPIAALLIQMAVSRSREYAADQTGAGFVHNPIGLASALEKLHISSHKKRLNANPATAHMFIINPLSAKGMASLFSTHPPIEERIARLRAFSRGDIN
- a CDS encoding PTS sugar transporter subunit IIA, translating into MKLSSIIDPDLIKIDMKASSKEDAIEQLAGLFCKKYPEKSKDEILKAVSEREKLSSTSMGRGVAFPHARTDIVNGLSVIIGVIPDGLAIDAPDNKPLHVIVLLLTPRNISKNYLQTLSGLAAFSRLPETVPSVLNAKSPKELIEYIDRTNIMIKKVLTIGDVMTPDPITIKTDKTLKDVANVFFKHNLRCLPVVDNDNKLVGEITGTELLKYALPNYKSFIANVANLPEIESFEELLQKEHSAKVSNFMNPNPIIVDINAPVVEAAAMMLFKKVEMVSVLAEGKLAGVITKTDIVSKIIRG